Within Raineyella sp. W15-4, the genomic segment GAGATCGGCGGCCAGGTGGTCGGGATGTATCCGGAGAAGACGATCCTCGACATCGCCGGATACCCCGCGGTCCGCGGTCGCGACCTGGTCAACGCGCTGGCGGCGCAGGCGGAGACCTACGGGCCGGAGTTCTGGCTCGAGGAGGAGGTGCGGGGACTGACCTCCGCCGCCGGCACGGGAGAGGTGGTCCTCACCACCAGCGCCGGCCGGACGATCCACGCCGGCGCGGTCGTGCTCGCCGGGGGCATCGGGACCTTCACGCCCCGGCCGTTCACCCCCGGTCTGGATTGGCTGGGCCGAGGCGTGAGCTACTTCGTCCCGGACCTCACCGTCCATGACGACAAGGACGTGGTGATCATCGGTGGTGGCGACAGTGCGTTCGACTGGGCGCTCCACCTCGAGCCGATCGCCCGCTCGGTGACGATGGTGCATCGGCGTGATCGCTTCCGTGCCCACAAGGGATCTGTGGACCGGGTCCGGGACAGCAACGTCCGGATGCTGGTCAACGCCGAGGTCACCGCGGTCCGCGGCGACCGGTGGGTCTCCACTGCGGAGATCAGCGTCGCCGGCGAGGACCGGCCGCTCTCGCTGCCCGCCCAGTCCATCGTCGCCGCGCTCGGCTTCACCGCCGACCTCGGTGCGATGAACGGATGGGGCCTCGGTCTGGTCAATCGGCGCATCCCCGTCACCACGCGGATGGAGACCGCGATCCCGCGGGTCTATGCCGCTGGCGACATCACCGACTACCCCGGGAAGGTTCGGTTGATCTCGGTGGGCTTCGGCGAGGCGGCGACGGCGGTCAACAACGCTGCCGTGCTGCTCGACCCCGGACTCGACCTGTTCCCCGGCCACTCGACTGAAGGAGATTGAGGATATGGCTTACGTGATCGGCGAGGGCTGCCTCGACCACAAGGACCGTTCGTGCATGGAGGAGTGCCCGGTCGACGCCATCTACGAGGGCGGGCGCAAGCTCTACATCAACCCGGCGGAGTGTATCGACTGCGGCAACTGCGAGGTTGCCTGCCCGCACGGTGCGATCGCGGTGGACCGCAAGGCCGACCCGGAGTGGAAGGCGGACAACCGCGCCTTCTTCGAGATCGTCCTGCCCGGCCGGGACATCCCGCTCGGCAACCCCGGCGGTGCGCTGAAGACCGGCGTCGTCGGGGTGGACACCGAACTCGCGGCGAGCCACTGAGATGCCCGTGCGAATGGCGTACGTCGACACCGGCCTCGGCCAGATCCACTGTGCCGAGGCCGGGAGCGGCCGCCCGGTCGTGCTGCTGCACCAGACGCCGCAGTCCTGGGACGAGTTCCGGGAAGTCCTCCCGCTGCTCGCCCGGCGCGGTCACCGGGCGATCGCTGTGGACATGCCGGGGTTCGGCAACAGTCCGCGGCTTCCCGCCCCGCAGACCATCGAGCAGTACGCCCGGGGCGTCGGCGCCTTTCTGGACGCCCTGGACGTCGGCCGGGTCGCCGTCGTGGGACACCACACCGGCGCCGCGGTCGCCCTGGAACTGGGCGCCGCTCGCCGCGACATCCGCGGTCTGGTGCTCTCCTCGTGTCCGTGGACCGACGCCGGGTTCCGTCGGGCCAGGGCGGGTGTCCGGGGCGTCGACGACGTCGACCGCAGTCCCGACGGGGGCCACCTGAACCGGCTCTGGGAGGGGCGCCGGCCGTACTATCCGGCGGGCGACATCGCCCTGCTGGACCGGTTCATGGCGGACGCCCTGCGGCACGGGCTCGATCCTGCCGAAGGACACCTGGCGTGCGCCCGCTACCGGATGGAGGACCGGGCCGGTGAGGTCCGGGTGCCGGTGCTGCTGCTGGCGGGCGGGGCGGATCCGTACGCCCTCCCTGCGCTGCCGCACCTGGCCGCGGCCCTGTCGGCGACGACAGTGCGGGGCCCGATCGTTGTCGAGGGCGGGACCGTAGCACTCATGCAACAAGAGCCGGCTACGGTCTCCGACATCATCGCGGATTTCTTGGATGAGCTGCCCGACTGATCGAGGCGGACATCCTGCCGGGGGATGGCCGGCCCAACACGACTCCGGAGGTGATCACATGGCCCAGCCCGTGGAGGAGGGCGCAGCGGCGCGCGACATCGTCACTCTGCTCGACAAGGTGGGCATCATCCTGTCCACGTTCGACGACGACACCTGGCAGCAGAGCCTGACCGAACTGACCGCCCACAGCGGCCTGGCGAAGGCCACCGTCCATCGGCTGGCTGGCGAGATGGTGGGCGTGGGGATGCTCGAGAAGACCGGGATCCACTATCGGCTGGGCCTGCGGCTGTTCGAGCTGGGACAACTCGTCCCGCGCCAGCGGACCCTCCGCGAGGTGGGGCGCCCGTTCATCCGCCAGCTGATGGCGCTGACCCGGGAGACGATCCACCTGGCGTTGCGTGACGGCCTCGACGTGATCTACGTCGACAAGCTCGAGGGCGAGCATGCGCTGCAGGAGGTCTCCCGGGTCGCCGGGCGTCTCCCGGCCCATGCCACCGCGACCGGGAAGGTGCTCCTGGCCCATTCCAACCGCACGGTGCTGGAAGCGCTCGCCTTCCGTGGGCTCACCCCGCTGACCCGTCGCACCACCTCATCGTTCGCCGTGCTGCGCCGCCAGATGGACCGGATCCGCGCGGACGGGTTCGCGCGTGAGGTCGAGGAGACCCGGCTCGGCTACATGAGCATCGCCGTGCCGGTGTACATGGGAGAGCGCGATGTCGTCGCGGCCCTGTCCGTCACCGGGACCGTGCAGCGGCTGAGCGCCGCCCAGCCGCGGCTGATCCCGCAGTTGCGCCACGCCGCCGCCGGCATTTCTGCCGACCTGGCGGGCCGGGCTCACTCCAGCCCGGCCTGATGCCGGACGACTGCGCCCCACCAGTCCGCCAGTTCCGGCCCGGTGCCCCGGGTGGCAATGCCGACGGCCAGGGCGAGCAGCGCCCGCGCCGTGCCGAGTTCGCCGCTGTCGAGGGCCGGGGTGGCCGCCAGCCATCGGCCCGATCCGGGGCCCCCGCCGTACGCCCGATGAACCGGTCCGGAGGCCCGGGAGGTGACCGTCACCGGAACGCCCGACTCGAAGGCCCGCTCGAGCCCGGCGGCCGCGTCAGGGTGTACGTGCCCCGCCCCTGTTCCCTCGACCACCAGTCCCCGGACCCCGCGGTCCAGCAGTGCCCCGATCACCACGTCCCCGTGCCCGGCCCAGGCCGGGACCATGCCGATCTCGGCCAATTCCTCGACCGGCCCCGGGTCGGGGAACGGACGGGCGGCCGGACGGGTGAAGCGTACGATCCCGGCCGTCAGGTCGCCGAGGGGTGACGAGCCGGGTGAGGCGAAGGCGTGCAGACCGCTGGTGTGGGACTTCACCACCCGCGCGGCCGCGTGGATCTCTCCGTTGACCACCAGCATCGCGCCGCGTCCGGCGGCCCCCGGGGCGCCGGCCACACGCAGGGCGTCGAGCAGGTTGCGCGGCCCGTCGGCGCCCGTCTCGGCCGCGTGGCGCATCGCGCTGGTGAAGACCACCGGCCCGCCGGGCGCGGGCCCGCCGGTCACCGGCAGGGTCAGCAGGTGGGTCAGCCAGGCGGAGTCGGCGACGGTGTCGGTGCCGTGCAGCACCACCACCGCATCATGGCCCTCGGCCAGCGCCGTACGGCACCGATGTGCCAGCCGCAGCATAACGGCCGGCCCGAGGGTGTAGCTGGGCCGGCGGAAGGGCTCCTCGACGCTGACCCGCAGGGTGTCGCGCAGGTCGGGGTCGTCGGCAAGGACGGCCTCGACGAGTTCCGCGCCGGCCAGGGTGGGGGCGACGCCGTCGGCGCCCGGACGGCTGGCGATGGTGCCGCCGGTGGCGAGGACGAGGATGCGGGTCATCGGGACCTCCAGGTGTCGGGGCCGAGGCCGCGGGCGCGCAGCGCCGGGCGGTCGGGTTTCTCCGAGGCCGTGACCGGCAGTTCGGGGAGCACGTCCACGTAGCGGGGGACGGCGAACGGGGGCAGGTTGGCGGTGGCGTACGCGAGCACGGCCTCGAGGTCGAAGGCCTCGCCGTCGGCTGAGCCGGCCGGCCCGGCGGCCGGCCGGGCGGGGACCAGGAAGGCGTGCACGTCGGTCTCCGAGCCGTCCCGGTGGCCGATCACGCAGGCCTGCGCGACCAGCGGATGGGCGGTGAGGATCTCCTCGACCTCGCGGGCCTGGATGTTCTCCCCGTGGCGGCGGATGACGTCGGTCAGCCGGGCCTCGAAGCGGTACCAGCCGCCCTCGAGCCGGACCTGGTCACCGGTGCGGAACCAGCCGTCCGGCCCGTACAGTTCCTCCCCGAGGTAACCGGTGGCGAACGCCCCGGGCGTCTCCTCGGCCAGCAGCAGTTCGCCGTGCCCGGGGTCGTCGTCGACCGGTGCGAGCCGGGCCCGGTAGCCGGGCAGCAGCCGGCCCATCCAGCCGGGGCGGGCCCGGTCGAGCGGGCTGCCGATCACGTAGTTGGTCTCGGTGCTGCCGTAGCCGTCCAGAGCGCGTACTCCGAACCGGGCCTTGAGCTCGGCCCGAGCCGGCGACGAGACGCCGGGTGCGAGCATCCGGGTCATTCGGTGGGCGCGGTCGCCGGCCGGTGGGGCGGCGAGCAGCCGCGGCACCAGGCTGCCGAGCAGGTAGCCGACGGTCGCGCCGTGCTCGGCGGCCCGATGCCAGTAGCTGGACACCGAGAAGCGTTCGCCGATGACGATGTGCGCGCCCCAGGTGAGGGCCTGGACCGCAGCGTTGAGGGCGTTGGTGTGGTGCAGCGGCAGCGTCGTCCACAGCACGTCGTCGGGCCCGAGCTCGAGGTGCGCCCCGACTGCGGTGCCCCAGGCCAGCAGCTGGGAGTGCGGACACACCACGGCCTTGGAGGCCCCGGTCGAACCGGAGGTGAAGAGTACGGCTGCCGGGGTGTCCGGGGCGATGTCGGCGGTCCTCGGCCGGGCCGACCGGCCCTCGGTGGCCTGCAGCGGCCGGTCCGGGAGCAGGTGGTCGGGCCGGGTGGTGGCCAGTGCCCGGTCCAGGCTGGCGCCGCGCAGCCCCGGGTCCAGCGGCACCAGGGCGGCGCCGCACCACAGGCAGCCGAGGAACGCGTCGATCACGGCGGGACTGTTCGGTGCGATGATCGCGACCCGGTCGCCGGGTCGTACGCCACCACCTGCCAGGGCGGTGGCGTACCGCTCAGCGTGGCCGGGCAGGTCCCGAT encodes:
- a CDS encoding NAD(P)/FAD-dependent oxidoreductase, producing the protein MSTATTRAARPAISHVDLLVVGAGPAGLYAAYCAGHRGLRTAVIDALPEIGGQVVGMYPEKTILDIAGYPAVRGRDLVNALAAQAETYGPEFWLEEEVRGLTSAAGTGEVVLTTSAGRTIHAGAVVLAGGIGTFTPRPFTPGLDWLGRGVSYFVPDLTVHDDKDVVIIGGGDSAFDWALHLEPIARSVTMVHRRDRFRAHKGSVDRVRDSNVRMLVNAEVTAVRGDRWVSTAEISVAGEDRPLSLPAQSIVAALGFTADLGAMNGWGLGLVNRRIPVTTRMETAIPRVYAAGDITDYPGKVRLISVGFGEAATAVNNAAVLLDPGLDLFPGHSTEGD
- a CDS encoding DUF362 domain-containing protein codes for the protein MAYVIGEGCLDHKDRSCMEECPVDAIYEGGRKLYINPAECIDCGNCEVACPHGAIAVDRKADPEWKADNRAFFEIVLPGRDIPLGNPGGALKTGVVGVDTELAASH
- a CDS encoding alpha/beta hydrolase, which translates into the protein MPVRMAYVDTGLGQIHCAEAGSGRPVVLLHQTPQSWDEFREVLPLLARRGHRAIAVDMPGFGNSPRLPAPQTIEQYARGVGAFLDALDVGRVAVVGHHTGAAVALELGAARRDIRGLVLSSCPWTDAGFRRARAGVRGVDDVDRSPDGGHLNRLWEGRRPYYPAGDIALLDRFMADALRHGLDPAEGHLACARYRMEDRAGEVRVPVLLLAGGADPYALPALPHLAAALSATTVRGPIVVEGGTVALMQQEPATVSDIIADFLDELPD
- a CDS encoding IclR family transcriptional regulator, which codes for MAQPVEEGAAARDIVTLLDKVGIILSTFDDDTWQQSLTELTAHSGLAKATVHRLAGEMVGVGMLEKTGIHYRLGLRLFELGQLVPRQRTLREVGRPFIRQLMALTRETIHLALRDGLDVIYVDKLEGEHALQEVSRVAGRLPAHATATGKVLLAHSNRTVLEALAFRGLTPLTRRTTSSFAVLRRQMDRIRADGFAREVEETRLGYMSIAVPVYMGERDVVAALSVTGTVQRLSAAQPRLIPQLRHAAAGISADLAGRAHSSPA
- a CDS encoding asparaginase, with translation MTRILVLATGGTIASRPGADGVAPTLAGAELVEAVLADDPDLRDTLRVSVEEPFRRPSYTLGPAVMLRLAHRCRTALAEGHDAVVVLHGTDTVADSAWLTHLLTLPVTGGPAPGGPVVFTSAMRHAAETGADGPRNLLDALRVAGAPGAAGRGAMLVVNGEIHAAARVVKSHTSGLHAFASPGSSPLGDLTAGIVRFTRPAARPFPDPGPVEELAEIGMVPAWAGHGDVVIGALLDRGVRGLVVEGTGAGHVHPDAAAGLERAFESGVPVTVTSRASGPVHRAYGGGPGSGRWLAATPALDSGELGTARALLALAVGIATRGTGPELADWWGAVVRHQAGLE
- a CDS encoding AMP-binding protein, which codes for MTGAAPTPVTAGTLTALVLEGARRWGPRPAITVAGRTLAYRDLPGHAERYATALAGGGVRPGDRVAIIAPNSPAVIDAFLGCLWCGAALVPLDPGLRGASLDRALATTRPDHLLPDRPLQATEGRSARPRTADIAPDTPAAVLFTSGSTGASKAVVCPHSQLLAWGTAVGAHLELGPDDVLWTTLPLHHTNALNAAVQALTWGAHIVIGERFSVSSYWHRAAEHGATVGYLLGSLVPRLLAAPPAGDRAHRMTRMLAPGVSSPARAELKARFGVRALDGYGSTETNYVIGSPLDRARPGWMGRLLPGYRARLAPVDDDPGHGELLLAEETPGAFATGYLGEELYGPDGWFRTGDQVRLEGGWYRFEARLTDVIRRHGENIQAREVEEILTAHPLVAQACVIGHRDGSETDVHAFLVPARPAAGPAGSADGEAFDLEAVLAYATANLPPFAVPRYVDVLPELPVTASEKPDRPALRARGLGPDTWRSR